The proteins below are encoded in one region of Huiozyma naganishii CBS 8797 chromosome 7, complete genome:
- the KNAG0G03460 gene encoding alkene reductase, with protein sequence MPFVKDFKPVALGDTNLLQPIEVGDMQLQHRAVMPPLTRMRAAHPGNVPNKDWAEEYYNQRSQYPGSLIITEGTFISPQAGGYDNAPGIWSDEQVAQWTKIFKRIHDNDSFVYVQLWALGRQSYADTLGRDGLRYDAPSDGNYMSEEQKERALKANNPQHGLTKGEIKQYIKEYVEAAVNSIKAGADGVEIHSANGYLLNQFLDPEANMRTDEYGGSVENRARFALEVVDALVEAVGAKKVGIRFSPYGTFGTMAGGKNPLIVAQYAYIVGELQRRANEGQQLAYIHLVEPRVTDPFLTEGEGAYNLGTNDFVYSIWTGPIIRAGNLALHPDVAIEMLKDNRTLIGYGRFWIANPDLVRRLKDGLPLNKYDRDTFYRMSDEGYLDYPTYEEALKLGWDKQ encoded by the coding sequence ATGCCATTCGTCAAAGACTTTAAGCCTGTTGCCCTCGGGGACACAAATCTGTTGCAACCTATTGAGGTTGGCGACATGCAATTGCAGCACCGTGCAGTGATGCCTCCTCTGACAAGAATGCGTGCTGCTCATCCGGGCAACGTCCCAAACAAGGATTGGGCCGAGGAGTACTACAATCAGAGGTCCCAGTACCCGGGTTCCCTGATCATCACAGAGGGGACCTTCATCTCCCCACAGGCTGGTGGTTACGATAATGCCCCTGGTATCTGGTCGGACGAACAAGTCGCCCAATGGACCAAGATCTTCAAGCGGATCCACGACAACGATTCATTCGTGTACGTCCAGCTGTGGGCATTGGGGAGACAGTCCTATGCGGACACTCTGGGGAGAGACGGGCTCAGGTACGATGCGCCATCTGACGGGAACTACATGTCCGAGGAACAAAAGGAGCGCGCTTTGAAGGCGAACAACCCTCAACACGGTCTCACAAAGGGTGAGATCAAACAGTACATCAAAGAATACGTCGAGGCGGCGGTAAACTCCATCAAAGCTGGTGCAGACGGTGTGGAGATCCACAGTGCAAACGGTTACCTGTTGAACCAGTTCTTAGACCCAGAGGCCAACATGAGAACCGACGAATATGGTGGATCCGTCGAAAACAGGGCGAGATTCGCCTTGGAGGTGGTCGATGCCCTAGTGGAAGCCGTCGGAGCCAAAAAAGTCGGTATCAGATTCTCCCCTTACGGTACGTTCGGCACCATGGCTGGGGGTAAGAACCCACTGATTGTCGCACAGTACGCCTACATCGTCGGTGAATTGCAAAGACGTGCTAACGAGGGTCAGCAACTAGCGTACATCCATTTGGTCGAACCTCGTGTAACAGATCCATTCCTAACAGAAGGTGAAGGTGCCTACAATTTGGGTACAAACGATTTCGTTTACTCTATTTGGACAGGCCCAATCATCAGGGCAGGTAACTTGGCTTTGCACCCTGATGTCGCAATCGAAATGTTGAAGGACAACAGAACTTTGATCGGGTACGGCCGTTTCTGGATCGCTAACCCTGATTTGGTCAGGAGATTAAAGGACGGTTTGCCCTTGAACAAGTACGATAGAGACACTTTCTACCGTATGAGCGATGAAGGATATTTAGATTACCCAACTTACGAGGAGGCCCTAAAACTGGGTTGGGACAAGCAGTAA
- the MRPL33 gene encoding mitochondrial 54S ribosomal protein uL30m (similar to Saccharomyces cerevisiae MRPL33 (YMR286W); ancestral locus Anc_8.851) has product MVFYKVTLARSLIGMPRATRQIVKTLGLGKRGSTVYKRATPAIAGSLLKVKELITVEVSPQKVSKGEMRLARKSNPGYVVEAQS; this is encoded by the coding sequence ATGGTCTTTTACAAAGTGACTCTAGCGCGGTCCCTGATCGGGATGCCGAGGGCCACGCGGCAGATCGTGAAGACTCTTGGGTTGGGCAAGAGGGGGTCCACGGTATACAAACGGGCGACGCCCGCGATAGCAGGGTCGCTGCTAAAGGTGAAGGAGCTTATCACCGTCGAGGTGTCGCCGCAGAAGGTCAGCAAGGGGGAGATGAGACTTGCGAGGAAGTCCAACCCGGGCTACGTTGTCGAAGCTCAGAGCTAG
- the NAB6 gene encoding Nab6p (similar to Saccharomyces cerevisiae NAB6 (YML117W); ancestral locus Anc_8.844) has protein sequence MDFQLKRNNAQHGYNQNHPGFTQDSVNNRDAENSGPRPTYPQVMYQFNQNTHGYPQGTVSKQAPLSQQSHPFPQNFAQNFPPNSPMTNGMPTPFDTAYGATLLPSHLLMGSPFVSTPNLPQTNYTAQRKGSHTGMANGTGSMNYYRTDPQIINGLFQIPFEISYKILPKGDDLYRTRSLLLGNIDDMVDLHTFVSKFVQNNSVESVYITKEGQQPEKYGFLLSFLSVQICLNFYNNVLQRLKEFKEQLKASSLELSFVSMRQRPTKVEGKIYRRFAADDGDGMANLHFDMAAQTGATRSIAIEFVDKDVILTRDELLNKKLKFLSEGNNRYILEHIAVFKTQHGTKVFGKNYAIITFLSIPMAMEIMDYLKLNIKQLHLTKFFYVQVTHPPQQSPAASQKKPHANDTESNRDTSPPNSKKDQEFFPNNSMLSLVSSESSTSLADDVDGLVNKLKSIELQESTLKLRVEDYPEPLFEQFSEHSNGIVQSLPVPQTRPIGGPQSSISTPRAFGAFPNDIGSPPASFLPLDLNHSNSVPNLPPGFIPATPSGPMSPQQQQLFLNSQRQQRDHAGGKFAHPITDSLESQMKTSTQVATAMGSDFNNRTIYIGNINPRSRAEDICNVVRGGILQNIKFIEAKHICFITFIEASAAVQFYANAFIDPIVLHGNTLKLGWGTYTGPLPKPIALAVTIGASRNVYISLPEIAFKDKYIKDPKFKIYHESFKLPAKEVLRKDFLHYGSIEQINMLNDSHCCWVNFMNISSAIRLVEDASTKQDHFNQLFDHRYEGLVINYGKDRCGNINRNLVAGKTSKYHKKVKKHTRDVRLSQLEEKRRNQDAERREMVNGTIPEENPFDAFAINTGSAEKKDELSLDSLGISIMEVESASPISPVMGDLEDHTNGSYTDAGIAPLNYTNNSGSSSDIELIINPPNDPNRSVGVLEGDPSTLSPPSDKRKLVALHEVSSPPPPLAPDTISRQYAEASYHNELVTGNDHPDTGYGKAENGRHRQQLPRNARTIPGSDVMAQYLAQLQHSTFMYAANVLGASNEGTEQYDDQ, from the coding sequence ATGGATTTCCAATTGAAAAGGAATAACGCACAACACGGTTACAACCAGAACCACCCGGGTTTCACTCAAGATTCGGTGAACAACCGGGACGCCGAGAACTCGGGGCCGAGACCCACATACCCGCAAGTGATGTACCAATTCAACCAAAATACACACGGGTATCCACAGGGGACAGTTTCAAAACAGGCGCCTCTGTCCCAGCAGTCGCACCCTTTCCCTCAAAATTTTGCCCAGAACTTTCCACCAAATTCACCAATGACTAACGGGATGCCCACACCCTTTGATACAGCTTACGGGGCTACCCTGTTACCGTCTCATCTTTTGATGGGCTCCCCCTTCGTGTCGACACCCAACCTCCCACAAACGAACTACACCGCTCAGAGAAAGGGCAGTCACACGGGGATGGCAAACGGCACTGGTTCGATGAATTATTATAGAACAGACCCACAGATTATTAACGGCTTGTTCCAGATTCCCTTTGAAATTTCATACAAGATACTCCCAAAGGGCGATGATCTTTATAGAACCCGttctttgttgttgggtAACATTGACGATATGGTGGACTTGCATACGTTCGTGTCCAAGTTTGTACAGAACAACTCCGTGGAAAGTGTCTACATAACGAAGGAGGGACAACAACCGGAGAAATATGGCTTTCTCTTGAGTTTCCTGTCTGTGCAAATATGTCTGAACTTCTACAACAATGTATTGCAGAGACTGAAAGAGTTTAAAGAACAGCTTAAAGCCAGCTCTTTGGAGTTGAGTTTTGTATCAATGAGACAACGCCCCACAAAAGTGGAAGGTAAGATATACCGCCGCTTTGCCGCGGATGATGGAGACGGGATGGCCAACCTACATTTTGATATGGCCGCCCAGACAGGTGCAACTCGATCCATCGCGATAGAATTTGTTGATAAAGATGTTATTCTCACTAGAGATGAActgttgaacaaaaaattgaagttcCTATCGGAGGGAAACAATAGGTACATCTTAGAACACATTGCAGTTTTCAAAACACAACACGGGACAAAAGTGTTTGGGAAAAACTACGCAATCATAACGTTCTTGAGCATTCCAATGGCTATGGAGATCATGGACTATTTGAAGCTTAACATTAAGCAGTTACACCTGACGAAATTTTTCTACGTTCAGGTAACTCATCCACCGCAGCAAAGTCCCGCGGCGTCACAAAAGAAACCTCATGCAAACGACACAGAATCAAATCGTGATACTAGTCCACCTAATTCCAAGAAGGATCAGGAGTTTTTTCCTAACAATAGCATGCTGAGCCTGGTTTCATCGGAGTCCTCTACGTCCTTAGCAGATGATGTTGACGGTTTAGTCAATAAATTGAAGAGTATTGAATTACAAGAgtcaactttgaagttgcGTGTAGAAGATTACCCAGAGCCGCTATTCGAGCAATTTTCCGAGCATTCTAATGGCATTGTACAGTCGCTTCCTGTACCTCAGACACGCCCAATTGGTGGACCACAATCTTCAATCAGCACTCCAAGGGCGTTTGGAGCATTCCCAAACGATATTGGTTCTCCCCCAGCGTCATTTCTGCCACTAGATCTAAATCATTCTAACTCTGTTCCAAATTTGCCTCCTGGGTTTATTCCGGCCACTCCATCGGGTCCTATGTCAcctcaacaacaacaattaTTCCTGAACTCGCAAAGGCAACAACGCGACCATGCCGGTGGTAAATTTGCTCATCCAATTACAGACTCTTTGGAATCTCAGATGAAGACTTCTACGCAAGTTGCCACAGCAATGGGGAGTGACTTTAATAATCGTACGATATACATCGGGAACATCAATCCGCGGTCCCGTGCCGAGGATATTTGCAATGTGGTTCGTGGCGgtattcttcaaaacattaaaTTCATCGAAGCGAAACACATTTGCTTCATCACTTTTATAGAGGCATCCGCTGCTGTGCAATTTTATGCCAATGCCTTTATCGACCCGATCGTTCTACATGGCAACACCTTAAAACTGGGTTGGGGGACCTACACTGGGCCATTACCCAAGCCTATTGCACTTGCTGTTACTATTGGAGCGAGTAGGAACGTTTACATCAGCTTGCCCGAAATTGCATTCAAAGACAAATACATTAAGGATCCAAAGTTCAAAATCTACCATGAAAGCTTTAAATTACCGGCTAAGGAAGTTTTGAGGAAAGATTTTCTGCATTACGGTTCTATAGAACAAATCAACATGTTGAACGACAGCCATTGTTGTTGGGTCAATTTCATGAATATAAGTTCTGCAATCAGACTGGTAGAAGATGCGAGCACCAAACAAGACCATTTCAACCAGTTGTTCGACCACAGATACGAGGGCCTTGTTATCAATTACGGGAAGGATAGGTGCGGGAATATAAACAGAAACCTGGTGGCCGGTAAGACTTCCAAGTATCACAAGAAAGTCAAGAAGCACACTCGTGATGTCAGGTTGAGCCagttggaggagaagagaaggaacCAGGACGcagagagaagagaaatGGTAAATGGCACGATCCCGGAGGAAAATCCATTCGACGCGTTTGCAATCAATACAGGGTCTGCCGAGAAGAAAGATGAACTTTCGCTTGACTCATTAGGGATTAGTATTATGGAAGTGGAATCGGCGAGTCCGATTTCGCCAGTGATGGGCGACCTTGAGGATCATACCAATGGGAGCTATACAGATGCTGGTATCGCTCCTTTGAACTACACCAACAACTCTGGCTCGTCATCGGACATAGAATTGATAATAAATCCTCCCAACGACCCGAACCGCTCGGTGGGTGTTCTGGAAGGCGACCCGTCGACCCTGTCTCCTCCCTCGGACAAACGAAAGCTAGTAGCCTTACACGAAGTATCTTCGCCACCTCCTCCACTAGCCCCCGATACCATATCGCGACAATACGCAGAGGCGAGCTACCATAACGAACTTGTTACAGGTAACGATCACCCAGACACCGGGTATGGAAAGGCTGAAAACGGTAGACATAGGCAACAACTTCCCAGGAACGCGCGCACAATCCCCGGATCTGATGTGATGGCCCAATATTTGGCACAATTACAGCACTCTACGTTCATGTATGCAGCCAACGTGCTCGGTGCCTCTAACGAGGGTACTGAGCAGTATGATGACCAGTAA
- the COS3 gene encoding Cos3p, translated as MSVKEDRYSGGSWDDPSVQQEIILPRDVFRSKFTHWFYERIHHRRVIVSIFINISIFIYVFMTNSETGELFGTICGGYCLVWTLGVLIYTSSKYHLRNCFELTGQLALMVGVIRTRPSADQKTWDAVAYSLNKVLYERGLWNTPYCLYSGKQAYGMFKSWLFSHI; from the coding sequence ATGTCAGTGAAGGAGGATCGATACAGCGGGGGCTCATGGGATGATCCCTCCGTACAGCAAGAGATTATCCTCCCAAGAGACGTTTTCCGTTCGAAATTCACACACTGGTTCTACGAACGAATTCACCATCGGAGGGTGATCGTGTccatcttcatcaacatATCGATATTCATATATGTGTTTATGACCAACTCGGAAACTGGGGAGTTGTTCGGAACCATCTGTGGAGGTTACTGCCTGGTATGGACTCTCGGGGTTCTAATATATACGTCGTCTAAATATCACCTCAGAAATTGCTTTGAGCTGACAGGGCAGCTCGCTTTGATGGTTGGTGTTATCCGCACAAGGCCGTCAGCAGACCAAAAGACATGGGACGCAGTTGCTTACTCCTTGAACAAAGTTTTGTACGAGAGAGGACTTTGGAACACGCCGTACTGTCTTTACAGCGGGAAACAAGCCTACGGGATGTTCAAGAGTTGGTTATTCAGTCACATATAG
- the NGL3 gene encoding 3'-5' poly(A) RNA exonuclease (similar to Saccharomyces cerevisiae NGL3 (YML118W) and NGL2 (YMR285C); ancestral locus Anc_8.850), which produces MVQKTKLPRSEITPEYIERIRALRREKREREKAERADVAREIFIKRPLLEVPYVGGVPCRDGYVRVKIMTYNTLAQTLIRRTTFPDAKDAIKWHRRSQVLIQELEYYDADVVCLQETDRIQWDKFWVEEFDRLGYKGGFFNFPGKVHGVAIVWKTSMFEDTPLDKLPLCLDDYVAGDDIAATTGTRTVALAVALRLKHHKTSRPIIFSTTHLFWHLFGTFERTRQLFVILSELNKFIKKVTDAHCPRGQRCYTFFTGDFNSQPCDAPYLSLTDKPVQLKGRAKSIIECSLSYRYSKRRNSILEDDEDSMVREPSDQESVEDETNRPQDPRPYTYDAMPEQVERVQHLQNLHNCIPLQGVSLYGIGYHLVHPENSNKYSTSVNQEPQLSHRALHWSGLLDYIFLITEWSENATKISDLQALERQTGIKINGYLRMPLKEEMCDHTEPHENEYPSDHLAMMCDISLPL; this is translated from the coding sequence ATGGTGCAGAAGACCAAGCTACCCAGAAGTGAAATCACACCGGAGTATATTGAAAGAATAAGGGCGTTGAGGCGAGAGAAACGTGAAAGAGAGAAGGCAGAACGGGCAGATGTTGCTCGGGAAATTTTTATCAAGCGGCCTTTACTGGAGGTGCCGTACGTCGGGGGTGTACCTTGTCGAGATGGTTATGTGCGGGTGAAAATTATGACGTACAATACACTTGCACAGACGCTGATCAGAAGAACTACTTTCCCTGATGCTAAAGATGCCATCAAATGGCACAGAAGATCGCAGGTGCTGATCCAAGAATTGGAATACTACGACGCGGACGTAGTGTGCCTGCAAGAGACGGATAGAATCCAGTGGGACAAGTTTTGGGTGGAGGAGTTCGATCGGTTAGGGTACAAGGGCGGgttcttcaatttcccGGGGAAAGTCCATGGCGTGGCCATTGTTTGGAAGACATCAATGTTTGAAGATACTCCTCTGGATAAATTGCCCCTGTGTCTCGATGACTACGTCGCGGGCGACGATATcgcagcaacaacaggaacTCGCACTGTGGCCCTGGCCGTCGCACTCCGCCTGAAACACCACAAGACGTCAAGACCCATCATTTTCTCCACAACTCATTTGTTTTGGCACCTGTTTGGAACTTTCGAGCGAACAAGGCAACTGTTCGTGATACTGAGcgaattgaacaaattcaTAAAGAAAGTGACAGACGCGCACTGTCCCAGGGGCCAACGTTGCTACACTTTCTTCACCGGTGATTTCAATTCCCAACCGTGCGACGCACCGTACCTGTCTCTGACAGATAAACCAGTCCAGCTTAAGGGCCGGGCCAAAAGCATTATCGAGTGTAGTCTCTCGTATCGTTACTCAAAACGCCGAAATAGTATCTTagaagacgatgaggacTCAATGGTACGAGAACCATCGGATCAAGAGAGTGTCGAAGATGAAACTAACCGTCCGCAGGATCCAAGACCTTATACGTACGATGCGATGCCCGAACAAGTGGAAAGAGTTCAACATTTACAAAACTTGCATAACTGCATCCCGTTACAAGGTGTTTCCCTCTACGGTATTGGCTACCATTTGGTCCATCCTGAAAACTCAAATAAGTACAGTACGAGTGTCAATCAAGAGCCACAGTTATCTCACCGCGCATTACATTGGTCCGGACTATTGGACTATATATTTTTAATTACCGAATGGTCTGAGAACGCGACCAAGATTTCAGATTTACAAGCATTGGAGAGGCAGACCGGGATAAAGATAAACGGGTACTTACGAATGCCCttgaaagaggaaatgtGCGATCATACAGAACCACACGAAAATGAGTATCCAAGCGACCATCTCGCTATGATGTGCGATATCTCTCTCCCGCTATAA
- the ATR1 gene encoding borate transporter (similar to Saccharomyces cerevisiae ATR1 (YML116W) and YMR279C; ancestral locus Anc_8.843), giving the protein MSFLLNYLKKDKKKNHKNAIDEVSSGWTVENTDSDKLGSGNETSTHVATTDPNCKWQDTTYFQNRWQEYIFVGTCMMSQLLNQACIPQTLSLMNILTKSFHSNAKNQTWLMASFPLVSGSFILISGRVGDIYGLKWSLVGGNIFFIIWALISGFTNYTHSDTFFIVSRSFQGLGVAFILPNVMGCVGNIYKPNTFRKNIVISLIGACAPVGAFMGAFFAGLIGTKNPDDWPWSFYAMAIASTLTLLGALYSIPNHIPTNVHGFSMDWIGSGLAVVGLILLNFVWNQGPIDGWGKAYIIVLLIVSVFVLTLFFIYEVHYAASPLLPRVITQNRHMVMILMALFLGWGSFGIFSFYYFAFLLNLRHYSTVWAGGTYFMFAIWGVVASVVVGLSIRKISASIILFFSMIAFDVGIIMLSVTPVKQTYFRMNLGTMIILSFGMDMSFPAAAIILSDSLPNQYQGMAGSLANTMVNYSMSLCLGMGSTVESQINQNGKDLLKGYRAAEYLGIGIASLAVILSLIYMCERLWIDRKERMESTSETNLS; this is encoded by the coding sequence ATgtcttttttgttgaattacttgaaaaaagataagaagaagaatcaTAAAAATGCAATCGATGAGGTCAGTTCAGGATGGACAGTGGAAAATACCGATTCTGATAAGCTTGGATCCGGTAATGAGACTAGTACGCATGTGGCAACAACCGATCCCAATTGCAAATGGCAAGACACAACTTACTTCCAAAATCGCTGGCAGGAGTATATTTTTGTTGGTACCTGCATGATGAGTCAGCTGTTGAATCAGGCTTGCATACCACAAACTTTGTCCCTGATGAACATTTTGACCAAATCATTCCACAGCAATGCGAAGAACCAGACATGGCTCATGGCGTCTTTCCCCCTGGTTTCCGGGTCTTTTATTCTTATCAGCGGCAGAGTCGGTGATATATATGGTTTGAAATGGTCACTAGTCGGGGGtaatattttcttcattatCTGGGCTCTCATCTCTGGGTTTACCAACTATACACACAGCGACACATTTTTCATTGTCAGCAGATCCTTTCAGGGGTTGGGTGTGGCCTTTATTTTACCGAACGTGATGGGCTGCGTCGGTAATATCTATAAACCCAATACTTTTCGGAAGAATATTGTCATCAGCCTTATTGGAGCATGTGCTCCTGTCGGTGCGTTCATGGGCGCCTTTTTTGCGGGACTGATTGGTACCAAAAATCCAGATGACTGGCCTTGGTCCTTCTATGCCATGGCAATTGCGTCTACTTTAACGCTACTCGGTGCTTTGTACAGTATCCCCAACCACATCCCAACAAATGTCCACGGGTTTTCAATGGATTGGATTGGTTCTGGTTTGGCAGTGGTTGGTTTGATTTTGCTAAACTTCGTCTGGAACCAAGGTCCCATTGACGGCTGGGGCAAGGCCTATATTATCGTTTTGTTGATAGTGTCGGTGTTTGTTTTGACACTGTTTTTCATTTATGAGGTCCATTACGCAGCATCTCCATTATTACCCCGGGTGATCACACAAAACAGACACATGGTCATGATTTTAATGGCTTTGTTCTTGGGTTGGGGTTCATTCGGCATCTTTTCCTTCTACTACTTTGCATTCCTGTTGAATCTAAGACACTACTCTACTGTGTGGGCAGGAGGTACGTATTTCATGTTCGCGATATGGGGGGTTGTTGCCTCAGTTGTCGTTGGCTTGTCCATAAGGAAGATATCCGCCTCCATtattttattcttttcGATGATAGCATTTGACGTTGGGATTATCATGCTTAGTGTAACGCCTGTGAAGCAAACATACTTCCGTATGAATTTGGGTACCATGATAATCTTGAGTTTTGGGATGGATATGTCCTTTCCCGCGGCAGCCATTATCTTGAGCGATAGTTTGCCCAATCAATACCAAGGTATGGCGGGATCTTTGGCCAACACAATGGTCAATTATTCCATGTCATTGTGTCTTGGTATGGGTTCCACAGTCGAAAGTCAGATAAACCAGAACGGGAAAGACTTATTAAAAGGTTACAGAGCTGCTGAATACCTCGGTATTGGGATAGCCTCGTTGGCTGTGATTCTCTCGCTCATCTACATGTGCGAAAGACTGTGGATCGACAGAAAGGAACGTATGGAGTCCACTTCTGAAACGAATTTGTCATAG
- the VAN1 gene encoding Van1p (similar to Saccharomyces cerevisiae VAN1 (YML115C); ancestral locus Anc_8.842) produces MSLLNWRRRAASQSRELPTYMGTKDNKTAKFVPKRKRQTLLRLISLLGLVVFVAVSTVSLSRYLRGPASINKILKKLESGNHNYKTVNLQENEYYNYDFETLDPHVIGKFDQGVQHYLISEFGNDVLTPKDQERYEAEVKQLFDSTVQRYDLNEFTGSPDGETNRDHVLICVPLRDAEEVLPLMFKHLMNLTYPHELIDVAFLVSDCSDDDNTLEALIAYSRQLQNGTLSQIFGEMDAVTDYLNAKDRKNNKLYLKYMKQEYLNKVEKAFTPPYHENYDKPFRSVQIFEKNFGQIIGQGFSDRHAVKVQGIRRKLMGRSRNWLTANALKPYHSWVYWRDADIELCPGSVIQDMMAKDYDVLVPNVWRPLPEFLNGEQPYDLNSWMESPEALELAETLDEDDVIVEGYAEYPTWRVHLAYIRDEEGDPSEVVDLDGVGGVSILARAKLFRNGVQFPAFTFENHAETEAFGKMARKLGFRVGGLPHYTLWHIYEPSDDDLREIANKEREKRRE; encoded by the coding sequence ATGTCGCTGCTaaattggaggagaagagcCGCCTCGCAAAGTCGCGAACTGCCCACTTACATGGGGACAAAGGACAATAAGACTGCAAAATTTGTTCCCAAGAGAAAACGACAAACACTGTTGCGTTTGATTTCCCTGCTGGGTTTAGTGGTCTTTGTTGCTGTCTCAACTGTCAGCTTGTCGAGATACTTGAGAGGACCTGCGAGCATTAAtaaaattttgaagaaactggagagTGGGAATCACAACTATAAGACGGTGAATCTGCAAGAGAACGAGTACTATAACTACGATTTTGAAACCTTGGACCCACACGTCATTGGTAAATTTGACCAAGGGGTTCAGCATTATCTGATCTCCGAATTTGGCAACGACGTTTTGACCCCAAAGGATCAAGAAAGATACGAGGCGGAAGTCAAACAGCTTTTCGACTCTACAGTGCAAAGATACGACCTCAACGAATTCACCGGTAGCCCAGATGGGGAGACCAACAGGGATCACGTTTTGATATGTGTACCTCTCAGAGATGCTGAAGAAGTGCTGCCGTTGATGTTCAAACATCTGATGAACTTGACTTACCCACACGAACTGATAGATGTGGCATTCTTGGTCAGCGATTGCTCGGACGATGATAACACTTTGGAAGCATTGATTGCATATTCGAGACAATTGCAAAACGGCACTTTGTCTCAAATATTCGGAGAGATGGATGCAGTCACCGATTACCTCAACGCGAAAGACCGCAAGAATAACAAACTGTATCTAAAATACATGAAACAGGAGTACTTGAATAAAGTAGAAAAGGCCTTCACCCCACCATACCACGAAAACTACGATAAACCGTTCAGATCCGTGCAGATATTCGAAAAGAATTTCGGCCAAATAATTGGGCAAGGGTTCTCTGATAGACATGCGGTTAAAGTGCAGGGTATACGGAGAAAACTGATGGGCAGATCGAGGAACTGGCTGACTGCAAATGCTTTGAAACCGTATCATTCATGGGTGTATTGGCGTGATGCAGACATCGAACTGTGTCCAGGGTCTGTGATACAGGACATGATGGCCAAGGACTACGACGTACTTGTGCCGAACGTGTGGAGACCGTTGCCAGAGTTTTTGAACGGGGAACAACCGTACGATTTGAATTCCTGGATGGAGTCACCAGAAGCTCTCGAACTCGCAGAAACGCTCGATGAGGATGACGTTATTGTAGAGGGCTATGCGGAGTACCCAACTTGGAGAGTGCATCTTGCCTACATTCGTGATGAGGAGGGCGATCCCAGCGAAGTTGTGGATCTGGATGGCGTGGGTGGCGTTTCCATATTAGCAAGGGCCAAACTGTTTAGAAACGGTGTCCAGTTCCCAGCATTCACTTTCGAAAACCATGCGGAAACTGAAGCCTTTGGTAAAATGGCTCGCAAACTAGGGTTCCGCGTAGGTGGCTTACCTCACTATACTCTATGGCATATATATGAGCCCAGTGACGACGATTTGAGGGAGATAGCTaacaaagagagagagaagagaagagaatgA